A genomic region of Leptolyngbya sp. NIES-2104 contains the following coding sequences:
- a CDS encoding MAPEG family protein produces the protein MLITSIYAAILGLVFAALSIRTLLLRRQLGVAIGDGDQAALARAIRVHANFAEYVPLSLILIYFSEIQMQTSLWIHLLCSALVIGRIIHAIGVSQVKENFRYRVIGMGVTFTVMISASIGLMISGGLHLGA, from the coding sequence ATGCTGATAACTTCAATCTATGCTGCCATTCTGGGTCTTGTGTTTGCGGCGCTGAGTATCCGCACACTTCTGCTGAGACGGCAACTCGGAGTCGCGATCGGAGACGGAGACCAAGCGGCACTGGCAAGAGCGATTCGCGTTCACGCAAACTTTGCAGAGTATGTTCCACTTTCACTCATCTTGATCTATTTCTCAGAAATTCAGATGCAGACAAGCCTTTGGATTCACCTTTTGTGCAGCGCTCTGGTAATCGGACGCATTATTCATGCGATCGGGGTCAGCCAAGTCAAAGAGAACTTTCGCTATCGAGTTATTGGTATGGGAGTGACATTCACGGTAATGATTTCCGCATCAATTGGATTAATGATTAGTGGTGGTCTTCATCTTGGCGCTTAA
- a CDS encoding PadR family transcriptional regulator, protein MALKHTILAFLSRQPLSGYEVAKEFAEGFGSCFWKASQQQVYAELTKLEQQGSVTYEAIPQPGRLDKKIYSITESGQQELTDWLTKPCEPAAIREDLGVMGLAGHLVPHQTVRREIERRRQLHSEMVQHVKKLDEYFSQHLDSLELKDIYMHLVIRRGIRYQEEWVAWCDEAIQAIEQAVKRQAVEQEKNRLEL, encoded by the coding sequence ATGGCACTCAAGCACACCATCCTGGCATTTCTGTCTCGTCAGCCGCTCAGCGGCTATGAGGTCGCCAAAGAATTTGCCGAAGGGTTTGGCAGTTGCTTTTGGAAAGCGAGTCAGCAGCAGGTTTATGCCGAACTCACAAAGCTAGAGCAGCAGGGTAGTGTCACCTATGAGGCGATTCCTCAACCCGGACGACTTGATAAAAAAATCTATTCCATCACCGAGTCAGGACAGCAAGAACTAACCGACTGGCTGACAAAACCTTGTGAACCCGCTGCAATTCGTGAGGATTTAGGCGTGATGGGATTGGCTGGACACCTCGTTCCTCATCAGACCGTGAGACGCGAAATTGAACGGCGGCGACAACTGCATTCTGAAATGGTGCAACACGTCAAAAAATTAGATGAGTATTTCTCCCAACATCTCGATTCACTTGAACTCAAGGATATTTATATGCACTTAGTGATTCGTCGCGGTATCCGATATCAAGAAGAGTGGGTCGCTTGGTGTGATGAGGCGATTCAGGCGATCGAGCAAGCTGTGAAGCGTCAAGCAGTTGAGCAAGAAAAGAATCGTCTTGAACTTTAA
- a CDS encoding isoprenylcysteine carboxylmethyltransferase family protein — protein sequence MSEETVDNPGVIAFPPALFAGTLAIGLLLQFIFPVPFLPRLVAIASGIVVLIGAASISISAFRAMHRAQTAVNPSQPTTAIVSDGAFSFSRNPIYLSLAMLYGGIALLGNALWALLLLLPLIVVVQIGVIEREEHYLERKFGDEYLRYKARVRRWV from the coding sequence ATGTCGGAAGAAACAGTAGATAATCCTGGAGTGATTGCATTTCCGCCCGCGCTTTTTGCCGGAACCCTCGCGATCGGACTCTTGCTTCAATTCATTTTTCCGGTTCCCTTTCTGCCGCGATTGGTCGCGATCGCATCAGGCATCGTCGTCCTGATCGGCGCAGCTTCGATCTCAATTTCGGCGTTTCGCGCTATGCACCGCGCACAGACTGCCGTTAATCCTTCTCAACCCACCACGGCAATTGTCTCCGACGGAGCGTTTAGTTTTAGCCGCAACCCGATTTACTTATCTTTAGCAATGCTTTACGGAGGCATTGCGCTACTGGGGAACGCACTCTGGGCATTGTTGCTGCTGTTGCCGTTAATTGTTGTGGTTCAAATCGGTGTAATTGAGCGCGAAGAGCATTATTTAGAGCGAAAATTCGGCGATGAATATCTTCGCTACAAGGCGAGAGTGCGGCGCTGGGTATGA
- a CDS encoding sensor histidine kinase: MSSAFILVVDDNPNNLSVISQALRSVGWEVRMAVDGEDALNKVAQKRPELILLDVQMPGMDGFEVCQQLKADAETATIPVIFMTALSDTTSKVKGLSLGAVDYITKPFEQEEVIARVKLHLQLRQLTQTLEQQVQNRTLRLQQALEDLQQSQLQLIQSEKMSALGNLVAGVAHEINNPVGCIVGNIGAVQNYMADLFKAIDLCLARVGDPDLIEKLEELDLDFLREDLPKVIKAIESSSDRITSISKSLRTFSRSDTETQQFFNLHDGIDSTILILRHRLKANEHRPEIEVVMNYDEIPMLNCFPGQLNQVFMNLLANAIDAVETTNTPQITICTSTENNDIKITIADNGIGMTEAVRAKVFDHAFTTKAVGKGTGLGLAIVHQIIVQQHWGTIAVFSEPQQGTTFVLKLPPASNATV; the protein is encoded by the coding sequence ATGAGCAGTGCATTTATCTTAGTAGTCGATGATAATCCCAATAATTTGTCGGTGATTTCGCAAGCGCTCCGAAGTGTGGGGTGGGAAGTTCGTATGGCAGTGGATGGCGAGGATGCACTAAACAAGGTGGCTCAGAAGCGACCTGAACTGATTTTGTTAGATGTCCAAATGCCTGGAATGGATGGATTTGAAGTCTGTCAGCAGCTTAAAGCAGATGCGGAAACTGCTACAATTCCAGTCATTTTCATGACCGCCCTTTCAGATACCACTAGCAAAGTCAAAGGCTTATCGCTGGGTGCTGTGGATTATATTACTAAACCATTTGAGCAAGAAGAAGTGATCGCTCGCGTCAAGCTCCATCTTCAACTACGACAACTAACGCAAACGCTCGAACAGCAAGTGCAGAATCGAACGCTGCGACTGCAACAAGCACTAGAAGATCTACAACAATCTCAACTTCAGTTGATCCAAAGCGAGAAAATGTCTGCATTGGGCAATCTCGTTGCGGGTGTGGCACACGAAATTAACAATCCAGTCGGCTGCATTGTGGGTAATATTGGAGCCGTTCAGAACTATATGGCGGATCTCTTCAAAGCGATCGATCTTTGCCTTGCTAGGGTTGGCGATCCTGACTTGATCGAAAAACTTGAGGAACTTGACCTAGATTTTCTGCGAGAAGATTTGCCTAAAGTCATCAAAGCGATTGAATCGAGCAGCGATCGCATCACGTCAATCAGCAAAAGTCTTCGCACCTTCTCGCGTTCAGATACGGAGACTCAGCAATTCTTCAACTTACACGATGGAATTGACAGCACGATTCTGATCTTACGGCATCGCTTGAAAGCCAATGAACATCGACCAGAGATCGAAGTAGTGATGAATTATGACGAGATTCCAATGCTGAATTGTTTTCCAGGACAACTCAATCAAGTCTTTATGAATCTACTAGCAAATGCGATCGATGCCGTAGAAACTACTAATACTCCTCAAATTACAATTTGTACTAGCACTGAGAATAACGATATCAAGATTACGATCGCGGACAACGGCATTGGTATGACAGAAGCAGTGCGAGCAAAAGTCTTTGACCATGCCTTCACCACTAAAGCAGTCGGCAAGGGAACTGGACTGGGACTTGCGATCGTACACCAAATTATCGTGCAACAACATTGGGGTACAATAGCAGTCTTCTCAGAACCTCAGCAAGGAACAACCTTTGTTCTGAAATTGCCCCCTGCCAGTAATGCTACTGTATAG
- a CDS encoding ATP-binding protein, giving the protein MFWNRAARLGHQGSLALKTLINMSIRITLVVLLSAGTSYLHIMANLETQTREQLSKYIIERGAKESYFFLQQEENHKRFKADFLSRLAAMGDRDPKAEFDRLYFEQADHTIRLRPEFYQGNSETGAFTERGMSGFLGSSKVVDANYRRIAVISYEMLRTYGPAWDHRVLNLYTTPRPYNSALIYWSGTNWGNDITAETDVSKEHWYYYTDPEHNRDRTPQWTALFYEGVTRVFMTTLSTPIDFQGHHVASVGTDIPVGNLIDTAIQDHLVGAYNVIFRADGRLIAHPEHEQDLENSGGEFEILQAGDEHFKRIYQLVQNSANGDTVIENKSDREFLAISKVQGPNWYFVTVYPKSLLTGQALDAARFILISGLIALLIEIVLLFFVLDRKIANPLNQLVGAADQVAGGNFKVQLDTERNDELGRLAQAFTSMTTQLEDSFANLERRVAERTTELAQAKRIADSANQAKSEFLANMSHELRTPLNGILGYAQILQRNEPLSDRADRGIDIIYQCGSHLLTLINDILDLSKIEARKLELHCSDFHFPSFLDSVAEICRIRAEQKGIEFIYAPTHLPTGVRTDEKRLRQVLINLLGNAIKFTEQGSVTFLVEIEPTTAGQLKARFSIKDTGVGMTPEQLNKIFLPFEQVGSAKKQAEGTGLGLSISQRIVELMGSPLQVESEFGTGSCFWFEVELTEATDWAIAARQSSQGTVIAYEGEKRKILVVDDRWENRAVLVNLLEPVGFTLLEACDGQEGLAQLEAAHPDLIITDLAMPIMDGFEMLKQLRQNLALRSLPVIVSSASVFDIDQNRSIAAGGNAFLPKPVQAETLLEKIQEQLNLTWIYQAIAAQVEETTEIIPPSIEILKQLYELVEEGDFFKIEAEARALAQAQPECAAFAKIMIELAGSFQAKKMIVLLQGYLEGES; this is encoded by the coding sequence ATGTTCTGGAATCGTGCTGCTCGATTGGGGCATCAAGGGTCGCTTGCGCTCAAAACATTGATCAATATGTCGATTCGGATCACGCTCGTCGTGTTACTTTCGGCAGGCACGAGCTATTTGCACATCATGGCGAATCTGGAAACTCAAACCAGAGAGCAACTCAGCAAATACATCATTGAGCGCGGGGCAAAAGAAAGTTACTTCTTCCTCCAACAAGAAGAAAATCACAAGCGATTCAAAGCTGATTTCCTCTCTCGGTTAGCAGCAATGGGCGATCGTGATCCCAAAGCTGAATTCGATCGACTTTACTTTGAGCAAGCGGATCACACGATTCGCCTTCGCCCTGAGTTTTACCAGGGTAATTCTGAGACAGGAGCATTCACAGAACGTGGGATGAGTGGATTTCTCGGTTCATCAAAAGTAGTGGATGCAAACTATCGCCGCATTGCTGTAATTAGCTACGAGATGCTGAGAACCTATGGGCCTGCCTGGGATCATCGCGTCCTGAATCTTTACACTACGCCTCGCCCCTATAACTCTGCGCTGATTTATTGGAGTGGAACCAATTGGGGCAATGACATCACAGCAGAGACCGATGTAAGCAAAGAGCATTGGTATTACTATACTGACCCCGAACACAACCGCGATCGCACTCCGCAATGGACTGCCCTATTCTACGAAGGAGTCACACGGGTCTTCATGACGACGCTTTCGACTCCGATTGATTTTCAGGGACATCATGTGGCATCGGTGGGCACTGATATTCCCGTCGGCAACTTGATTGATACTGCAATTCAGGATCATTTAGTCGGCGCGTACAACGTTATTTTTCGAGCTGATGGACGCTTGATTGCTCATCCTGAGCATGAACAAGATTTAGAAAATAGTGGGGGAGAGTTTGAGATTCTGCAAGCAGGTGATGAGCATTTCAAACGCATTTATCAACTGGTACAGAACTCAGCTAACGGAGATACAGTTATCGAAAATAAAAGCGATCGCGAATTTTTAGCAATCAGCAAAGTGCAAGGACCGAACTGGTATTTCGTTACGGTTTATCCCAAATCCTTGCTAACTGGACAAGCCTTGGATGCGGCTCGATTTATTCTGATTTCGGGTCTGATTGCGTTACTCATTGAGATTGTCCTGTTGTTCTTTGTCCTCGATCGTAAGATTGCAAATCCGCTGAATCAACTGGTCGGTGCTGCTGATCAAGTCGCAGGCGGAAACTTCAAGGTACAACTCGACACAGAGCGCAATGATGAACTGGGACGGTTAGCGCAAGCGTTTACAAGCATGACGACTCAGCTAGAAGACTCATTCGCTAACTTAGAGCGACGCGTGGCTGAGCGAACGACTGAACTGGCTCAAGCCAAACGCATCGCGGATAGTGCCAATCAAGCCAAAAGCGAATTTCTCGCGAACATGAGCCACGAACTCAGAACACCGCTGAATGGCATCTTAGGTTATGCTCAAATTCTTCAGCGCAATGAGCCACTGAGCGATCGCGCTGACAGAGGCATCGATATTATTTACCAATGCGGCTCACACCTGCTCACGTTGATTAACGACATTCTCGACCTTTCAAAAATCGAAGCACGCAAGCTCGAACTTCACTGTAGCGATTTCCATTTCCCCTCGTTTCTCGATAGCGTTGCTGAAATCTGCCGGATTCGAGCGGAACAAAAAGGCATTGAATTTATCTATGCACCGACCCATCTGCCCACCGGAGTCAGAACCGACGAAAAGCGATTGCGTCAAGTGTTGATCAATCTGTTGGGCAACGCGATTAAATTCACAGAGCAAGGCAGTGTTACTTTCTTAGTTGAGATTGAACCGACGACGGCAGGGCAACTCAAAGCACGATTCAGCATTAAGGATACAGGTGTCGGCATGACACCTGAGCAGTTAAACAAAATCTTCTTGCCCTTTGAGCAAGTTGGGAGCGCGAAAAAACAAGCAGAAGGAACTGGACTCGGATTGTCGATCTCTCAGCGGATTGTGGAACTGATGGGAAGTCCGCTTCAAGTTGAGAGTGAATTTGGCACTGGAAGTTGCTTTTGGTTTGAAGTGGAACTTACAGAAGCGACAGACTGGGCGATCGCGGCTCGGCAAAGTAGCCAAGGAACCGTGATTGCTTACGAAGGCGAAAAGCGGAAAATTCTCGTCGTGGACGATCGCTGGGAAAATCGCGCTGTCTTAGTGAACCTGCTTGAACCTGTTGGATTTACGCTGCTCGAAGCTTGCGATGGACAGGAAGGCTTAGCGCAACTCGAAGCCGCTCACCCAGATTTAATCATTACGGATCTCGCCATGCCTATAATGGATGGGTTTGAGATGTTGAAGCAACTCCGCCAAAATCTAGCGTTACGATCGCTGCCTGTGATTGTCTCTTCCGCTAGTGTGTTCGACATTGACCAGAACCGGAGTATTGCAGCGGGTGGTAATGCTTTTTTACCGAAACCTGTGCAAGCAGAAACATTGCTAGAAAAGATACAGGAGCAGTTAAATCTGACCTGGATTTATCAAGCGATCGCGGCTCAGGTTGAGGAGACAACCGAAATCATTCCACCGTCGATCGAAATACTTAAACAGCTATACGAGTTAGTGGAGGAGGGCGATTTTTTCAAAATCGAAGCAGAAGCCCGTGCCCTTGCACAAGCTCAGCCTGAGTGTGCTGCCTTCGCAAAAATCATGATCGAACTAGCAGGCAGTTTCCAAGCTAAAAAAATGATTGTGTTGCTGCAAGGCTACTTGGAGGGTGAATCATGA